From the genome of Grus americana isolate bGruAme1 chromosome 9, bGruAme1.mat, whole genome shotgun sequence, one region includes:
- the ATG4B gene encoding cysteine protease ATG4B isoform X2 yields the protein MDAATLTYDTLRFEYEDFPETKEPVWILGRKYSVFTEKEEILLDVTSRLWFTYRKNFPAIGGTGPTSDTGWGCMLRCGQMIFAQALVCRHLGRDWRWIKGKRQMDNYFSVLNAFIDKKDSYYSIHQIAQMGVGEGKSIGQWYGPNTVAQVLKKLATFDTWSSLAVHIAMDNTVVMEEIRRLCQSNFPCAGAAACPALESDVLYNGYPEEAGVRDRLSLWKPLVLLIPLRLGLTEINEAYIETLKHCFMMPQSLGVIGGKPNSAHYFIGYVGEELIYLDPHTTQPAVEPNDSGCLPDESFHCQHPPCRMSIAELDPSIAVGFFCNTEEDFNDWCQQIKKLSLVRGALPMFELVERQPSHFSNPDVLNLTPDSSDADRLERFFDSEDEDFEILSL from the exons ATGGACGCAG CTACCCTTACCTATGATACTCTCAGGTTCGAATATGAAGACTTCCCTGAGACCAAAGAACCCGTTTGGATCCTCGGCCGGAAATACAGTGTTTTTACAG agaaagaagagatcCTGTTGGATGTGACCTCTCGGCTTTGGTTCACCTACAGAAAGAACTTCCCTGCTATCG GAGGAACCGGTCCCACATCTGATACTGGCTGGGGCTGTATGTTGCGGTGTGGCCAGATGATCTTTGCTCAGGCCTTGGTCTGTCGGCATTTGGGAAGAG ACTGGAGGTGGATAAAAGGGAAGAGGCAGATGGATAATTACTTCAGTGTTCTTAATGCCTTCATTGACAAAAAAGACAGCTACTACTCCATTCACCAGATAG CCCAGATGGGAGTTGGAGAGGGAAAATCCATAGGTCAGTGGTATGGACCAAACACAGTCGCACAAGTGCTCAA AAAACTTGCAACTTTTGATACATGGAGCTCACTGGCAGTCCATATAGCCATGGACAACACAGTAGTGATGGAAGAAATCC GGCGGTTGTGCCAGTCCAACTTCCCgtgtgctggagctgcagcatgCCCTGCTTTGGAGTCAGACGTACTCTATAATGGGTACCCAGAGGAAGCGGGGGTTAGAGATAGGCTCTCCCTGTGGAAACCATTGGTGCTGCTGATACCTCTCCGCCTTGGGCTCACAGAGATCAATGAAGCCTATATTGAAACACTAAAG CACTGCTTCATGATGCCCCAGTCGCTGGGAGTGATCGGAGGGAAACCAAACAGTGCTCACTACTTCATTGGCTATGTAG GTGAAGAACTCATTTACCTGGATCCCCACACTACACAGCCTGCAGTGGAGCCCAACGACAGCGGCTGTCTCCCTGACGAAAGCTTCCACTGCCAGCACCctccctgcaggatgagcaTTGCCGAGCTCGACCCCTCCATCGCAGTG ggcttTTTCTGCAACACCGAGGAGGACTTTAACGATTGGTGCCAGCAAATCAAAAAG CTGTCCCTGGTAAGAGGAGCGCTGCCAATGTTCGAACTGGTTGAACGCCAGCCGTCGCATTTCTCCAACCCCGACGTCCTGAATCTCACACCAG actCCTCTGACGCTGACAGATTGGAAAGGTTCTTTGACTCGgaagatgaagactttgaaatCCTATCCCTTTGA
- the ATG4B gene encoding cysteine protease ATG4B isoform X1, with protein MKTKAADDSPATLTYDTLRFEYEDFPETKEPVWILGRKYSVFTEKEEILLDVTSRLWFTYRKNFPAIGGTGPTSDTGWGCMLRCGQMIFAQALVCRHLGRDWRWIKGKRQMDNYFSVLNAFIDKKDSYYSIHQIAQMGVGEGKSIGQWYGPNTVAQVLKKLATFDTWSSLAVHIAMDNTVVMEEIRRLCQSNFPCAGAAACPALESDVLYNGYPEEAGVRDRLSLWKPLVLLIPLRLGLTEINEAYIETLKHCFMMPQSLGVIGGKPNSAHYFIGYVGEELIYLDPHTTQPAVEPNDSGCLPDESFHCQHPPCRMSIAELDPSIAVGFFCNTEEDFNDWCQQIKKLSLVRGALPMFELVERQPSHFSNPDVLNLTPDSSDADRLERFFDSEDEDFEILSL; from the exons ATGAAGACAAAAGCAGCCGATGACTCTCCTG CTACCCTTACCTATGATACTCTCAGGTTCGAATATGAAGACTTCCCTGAGACCAAAGAACCCGTTTGGATCCTCGGCCGGAAATACAGTGTTTTTACAG agaaagaagagatcCTGTTGGATGTGACCTCTCGGCTTTGGTTCACCTACAGAAAGAACTTCCCTGCTATCG GAGGAACCGGTCCCACATCTGATACTGGCTGGGGCTGTATGTTGCGGTGTGGCCAGATGATCTTTGCTCAGGCCTTGGTCTGTCGGCATTTGGGAAGAG ACTGGAGGTGGATAAAAGGGAAGAGGCAGATGGATAATTACTTCAGTGTTCTTAATGCCTTCATTGACAAAAAAGACAGCTACTACTCCATTCACCAGATAG CCCAGATGGGAGTTGGAGAGGGAAAATCCATAGGTCAGTGGTATGGACCAAACACAGTCGCACAAGTGCTCAA AAAACTTGCAACTTTTGATACATGGAGCTCACTGGCAGTCCATATAGCCATGGACAACACAGTAGTGATGGAAGAAATCC GGCGGTTGTGCCAGTCCAACTTCCCgtgtgctggagctgcagcatgCCCTGCTTTGGAGTCAGACGTACTCTATAATGGGTACCCAGAGGAAGCGGGGGTTAGAGATAGGCTCTCCCTGTGGAAACCATTGGTGCTGCTGATACCTCTCCGCCTTGGGCTCACAGAGATCAATGAAGCCTATATTGAAACACTAAAG CACTGCTTCATGATGCCCCAGTCGCTGGGAGTGATCGGAGGGAAACCAAACAGTGCTCACTACTTCATTGGCTATGTAG GTGAAGAACTCATTTACCTGGATCCCCACACTACACAGCCTGCAGTGGAGCCCAACGACAGCGGCTGTCTCCCTGACGAAAGCTTCCACTGCCAGCACCctccctgcaggatgagcaTTGCCGAGCTCGACCCCTCCATCGCAGTG ggcttTTTCTGCAACACCGAGGAGGACTTTAACGATTGGTGCCAGCAAATCAAAAAG CTGTCCCTGGTAAGAGGAGCGCTGCCAATGTTCGAACTGGTTGAACGCCAGCCGTCGCATTTCTCCAACCCCGACGTCCTGAATCTCACACCAG actCCTCTGACGCTGACAGATTGGAAAGGTTCTTTGACTCGgaagatgaagactttgaaatCCTATCCCTTTGA
- the ATG4B gene encoding cysteine protease ATG4B isoform X3, with product MKTKAADDSPATLTYDTLRFEYEDFPETKEPVWILGRKYSVFTEKEEILLDVTSRLWFTYRKNFPAIDWRWIKGKRQMDNYFSVLNAFIDKKDSYYSIHQIAQMGVGEGKSIGQWYGPNTVAQVLKKLATFDTWSSLAVHIAMDNTVVMEEIRRLCQSNFPCAGAAACPALESDVLYNGYPEEAGVRDRLSLWKPLVLLIPLRLGLTEINEAYIETLKHCFMMPQSLGVIGGKPNSAHYFIGYVGEELIYLDPHTTQPAVEPNDSGCLPDESFHCQHPPCRMSIAELDPSIAVGFFCNTEEDFNDWCQQIKKLSLVRGALPMFELVERQPSHFSNPDVLNLTPDSSDADRLERFFDSEDEDFEILSL from the exons ATGAAGACAAAAGCAGCCGATGACTCTCCTG CTACCCTTACCTATGATACTCTCAGGTTCGAATATGAAGACTTCCCTGAGACCAAAGAACCCGTTTGGATCCTCGGCCGGAAATACAGTGTTTTTACAG agaaagaagagatcCTGTTGGATGTGACCTCTCGGCTTTGGTTCACCTACAGAAAGAACTTCCCTGCTATCG ACTGGAGGTGGATAAAAGGGAAGAGGCAGATGGATAATTACTTCAGTGTTCTTAATGCCTTCATTGACAAAAAAGACAGCTACTACTCCATTCACCAGATAG CCCAGATGGGAGTTGGAGAGGGAAAATCCATAGGTCAGTGGTATGGACCAAACACAGTCGCACAAGTGCTCAA AAAACTTGCAACTTTTGATACATGGAGCTCACTGGCAGTCCATATAGCCATGGACAACACAGTAGTGATGGAAGAAATCC GGCGGTTGTGCCAGTCCAACTTCCCgtgtgctggagctgcagcatgCCCTGCTTTGGAGTCAGACGTACTCTATAATGGGTACCCAGAGGAAGCGGGGGTTAGAGATAGGCTCTCCCTGTGGAAACCATTGGTGCTGCTGATACCTCTCCGCCTTGGGCTCACAGAGATCAATGAAGCCTATATTGAAACACTAAAG CACTGCTTCATGATGCCCCAGTCGCTGGGAGTGATCGGAGGGAAACCAAACAGTGCTCACTACTTCATTGGCTATGTAG GTGAAGAACTCATTTACCTGGATCCCCACACTACACAGCCTGCAGTGGAGCCCAACGACAGCGGCTGTCTCCCTGACGAAAGCTTCCACTGCCAGCACCctccctgcaggatgagcaTTGCCGAGCTCGACCCCTCCATCGCAGTG ggcttTTTCTGCAACACCGAGGAGGACTTTAACGATTGGTGCCAGCAAATCAAAAAG CTGTCCCTGGTAAGAGGAGCGCTGCCAATGTTCGAACTGGTTGAACGCCAGCCGTCGCATTTCTCCAACCCCGACGTCCTGAATCTCACACCAG actCCTCTGACGCTGACAGATTGGAAAGGTTCTTTGACTCGgaagatgaagactttgaaatCCTATCCCTTTGA